In Helianthus annuus cultivar XRQ/B chromosome 3, HanXRQr2.0-SUNRISE, whole genome shotgun sequence, a single window of DNA contains:
- the LOC110931411 gene encoding uncharacterized protein LOC110931411, with the protein MVVVTGGSASDGYAFAGTYRALNQNVKIYNSTKNHGCKVGAKLDNCADLKRNHRSEEETNTDLKRNRADLVFLNRQRRSDAWREPQQSLDEEEEEEEEEEEEEQNDDVQEIAPIDRQLWMSEEEVSLVKAYLHISESRKHGSEKRKDAFWRRVINHFRQLPGARIRNMDKMSLVSFKRTETHKVERARRQSCDKPPNSIADCTKIGLFHTWGHGKLRDMRGPTAPKKQGGSKRSKTSDSGNYTTSSSDNLPEMNFNDDPLDEPDQPVDDPVEEDTPTRPRRRRGGELSSKGKEAVAESIFRIEEEKMTQFKKAEKKRKNYVPKS; encoded by the exons ATGGTTGTGGTCACCGGTGGTTCAGCCTCTGATGGCTATGCCTTCGCCGGAACCTACAGAGCTCTGAACCAAAACGTAAAAATCTACAATTCTACCAAAAATCATGGCTGTAAGGTGGGTGCGAAGCTGGATAATTGTGCAGATCTGAAGAGGAATCATAGATCTGAAGAAGAAACAAACACAGATCTAAAGAGGAATCGCGCAGATCTGGTCTTCTTGAATCGCCAGAGAAGGAGTGA CGCGTGGCGTGAACCACAACAAAGTCTTGacgaggaagaagaagaagaagaagaggaagaggaagaagaacaaaATGATGACGTTCAAGAAATCGCTCCAATCGACCGACAACTTTGGATGAGCGAGGAGGAGGTGTCCTTGGTGAAGGCGTATTTGCACATCTCGGAGAGTAGGAAACATGGCAGCGAGAAAAGAAAGGATGCGTTTTGGAGACGGGTCATTAATCATTTTAGGCAACTTCCCGGTGCAAGGATACGAAACATGGACAAAATGtcgcttgtttcattcaaaag AACCGAAACCCACAAAGTGGAGCGAGCGAGACGACAATCATGCGACAAGCCACCGAATAGTATTGCCGACTGTACAAAAATAGGACTTTTCCACACGTGGGGGCATGGGAAGTTGCGAGACATGCGTGGTCCTACGGCTCCAAAAAAACAAGGCGGTTCGAAAAGATCAAAGACATCCGATTCGGGGAACTACACGACTTCctcgtcggataacttgccagaaatgAACTTCAACGACGACCCCCTTGACGAACCCGATCAACCCGTTGACGACCCCGTTGAAGAAGATACACCCACAAGGCCACGACGCAGGAGAGGTGGTGAATTGTCAAGCAAAGGTAAGGAAGCGGTGGCGGAGTCGATCTTCAGAATCGAAGAGGAGAAAATGACCCAATTCAAGAAGGccgaaaagaaaagaaagaattatgtccCTAAAAGTTGA